aattaaaagtgtttaaatatgaattaaacAAAAAGCAAATTAAGCGTCAGACACAAGAGATGCCACTAGCTTCAAAAGCTGCTCATGTTagctcagctctctctgtggAGCTCAGTTTCTTTGGAGGTCAGAATTTTACCCAAATGTCCCGAGCCAGGCCAATCATTAATATAACAGGCATTAAGGTTAGTAGTGTAAAGCTCCTATAATGAATACAAAGTTTTTTTGCTCTGATGTTGagcagaaacactggaggtaaggTGTCAGAAAATCTGCATTTGCACATTTGAAGTAACACTGTGGTGTTAAATGTTTGTGCAGTGCTTCAAAGTGTTTTGgtatctgctgtgtgtgtctgtaggttTGGATCCTGAtgactttgaatgtgaagaaaaaTCAGACAAGAGTAAAAACCCAAACAGCATCCAGAGTGGGAAGTGGCAGCTTGGTTTCCAAGGTGAGGAGAGCAAAACTCCGTCTTTATTTTGTATAACCACAGCACCTGAAGATTGAGAGTTAGAGCTATCAGAAAGAGTGTGTGACCCAGGTTCAGTTGTTGTTGAGTTCTTTTGGTTGCAGTTCACTTTAAATTCCTCTCAATGTTTCTCTCATGCATTAATATGATGAACACGCAGTAATATTTCTCCCTTCAGCCATGTCCTTTGACCTCTATGCCAAGTATGGCAACAACCGCACCCTGAGCCTTGTGAGTCCAAAGAAGCCGTACTACCAGTGGCGCCTCCGCGTGCCGTCAGGTCATGTGGTTCGACTGGTCGTCCTCACCCTGCATGGTGCCACTCCAGGAAGCTGCACCACACACAAGCTATCAGCCTATGACTTCTTACTGCCTTTACAGAACAAGATCATTGCCAGGTAAATACACGCAAcagccttttttatttgtacaacATCAGCTCTGATCCCTGTAAAACCTCACCTCTGTGTCGTTGCTCAGGTGGTGTGGGCTGCCTGTTTCAGGATCGTCTCCTGTCATGAAGCTGACTTCCTCTGGGAACGTGATGCTGGTCACTTTTTCCTTCAGCAGACAGAGGGATGGTGCCATCTTCAAAGCCTACTTCCAAGCCATCCCAAAAGCAGGTTCAGTGCTTTAATGGAGAGACAAACTCACATATAGTACCTCTGAAGTTAGAAAGCTGGAGTGAGGTGTTGGAGTCCACGCTTAGATGACTGATTTTGACTGATTAGGATTCATAGAGCAGAGTCTCCTTGGCGTCTCAGAGGTTTATTTGTGTATATATCTCCCCCTGCAGGTTGTGGAGGGTCAATATCCTCCTGGAATGGCTCCATCTCCTCCCCCTACTATCCTGCTTACTACCCTCCTAACGTGGACTGTACCTGGACATTAAGGGTGAGCcacatgattgtgtgtgtgtgtgtgtgtgtgtgtgtgtgtgtgtgtgtgtgtgtgtgtgtgtgtgtgtgtgtgtgtgtgtgtgtgtgtgtgtgtgtgtgtgcgtgcgtgcgcgcttgtgtgtgtgtgtgtgtgtgtgtgtgtgtgtgtgcatgtgtgagtttaTAAACctcacataaaataaagtaaagacatTTAAACCTTTCTGTTGAAGTTTTTAAATTTTTCCAACATTTCAACTTTTCAAAAATCTCTTCTGGTCTCTCATCAGGCGCCGTTACCTGGATACCTGATCTCACTGACGATCGTGACAATGGACATTCAGGACTCGTCATCAGATGGCTGTGAGAAAGACTGGCTGGATATCGGAGGGATCAAGTGAGTTGTGAGGCTGAGCTGCTTCCAGCTCTTCCTCCAGAGCAGAGATATGTtgtgttgaagttaaaaacatCCCCTCTCTTGGTCATATCTGTGTGTTTAGGGTCACACCCCTTCCCATTGTGCTCCTCTTTTTCCAGGCTGTGTAATCCAATGTCAGACAGCAGCAAGAAGAGAGTCtactcctctcctgtctccatCCACTTCCACTCGGATGAATCTCTCACTCACAAAGGATTTTACCTGCTCTACCGAGCCTTTTCTCCAGAGGGCAGTGAGTCAATCTGAAGCTCCTCCTTTATTTCTAAGagcagaataaacatgtttttgtactCTATACTAAAAATCAAATAATGCTCTCACATTGATATTTGGTTATTGGACTTGTAGTATAAGTGGTGCAGTGAATCAGGCCTGTCTAAGCTAACTAAAGAAGAGTACATGTATGTCACTCTCTGTCGTCCTCCAGCCTGTCCTCGTCAGTTTCGCTGTGGTGACGGGCGCTGCATTCCTCTGAGGAAAGTGTGTGACGGATCAAAAGACTGCTCAGACGGACGGGATGAGGCTCGATGCTGTAAGGCTCCTTCTTTCATCTGCTCGGGTGTAAAGTTGACATtaagtgtgtttacatgcacacgTCTACTTAACTTCATACAGATCACCAGAAACCTGACAGACTCAAATCCAGGATATTTTATGTCGATGTATGAATCACGCTGATTTCAAAGACCTGGGAGCTAAATTGTCTGATGTTTCTGTCTGCatgttttcacacaaacacgTAGCAGCCTCCTGCAGGCCAGGTGAGGTGTTGTGTGGGAATGGACAGTGTAAGCCTCACAGCAGCCTGTGTGTGAGCCAGAGCACCTGCCAAGACAGCAGCGAGGAGGGACCGTGTGGTGAGCAGACGTCATGGTGGAAACATGTGCTTGTAGTTTGGTGTATTTTCATGATCACAGCTCATGTATTTGCTTTCAGGAGGTAAATGTTACCACGTGTGTCCCAACAAGGTCTGTCTGTCCAAATCATCCGTGTGTGATGGTGTTATTGACTGCAAAGACCGCAGCGATGAATTCAACTGTACCAGAGCGTGTGAGTACTTATGACATCACGTGTCTAATGGATCAGTTTTAGTGTGTTTTATAAATTACACGATTTATAATCTCTACTTTCAGTGTGTTCACATGTCTTTCATTCTCTTTAGACTTCAAAGGCTGCTCCTTATCCTCGTTCAAATGTGCCAATGGAAAGTGTGTCAGTAAGGTGAACCCTGAGTGCGATGGAGTTAAAGACTGTTATGATGGCTCAGATGAACTGCGCTGTGGTTCGTTTTATAAATTCAACCTCAGACTTCTGAAGTTCTCAGTAATAAAATAGTCTGACTGTTCGGGCTgacctgtctttgtctctctgtctcgtGGTCCTCTCAGGCTGTGGCACCAGGCCCAGAAAGCGTGCCAAGATAGTGGGCGGCTCTGATTCAGGGCCAGGGTCTTGGCCGTGGCAGGTCAGCCTCCAGATGGATCGCTATGGACACGTCTGTGGAGCTACACTGGTCGCCAGCCGCTGGCTCATCTCTGCAGCTCACTGCTTCCAGGACTCGGACGCCATAAAGTAAGAAAGTCACCAGAGAGTGTCAGGATTGTAGTCGTTATTCACGTAAATTCATGTCTACTGTGTCTGCAGATACTCAGACGCTCGGGCGTGGCGGGCCTACATGGGGATGCGTGTGATGACTACAGGGAACAACGGAGCGGCAACGAGACCAATCCGCCGCATACTCATCCACCCGCAGTACGACCAGTTCACCTCTGATTACGACATCGCCCTCCTCGAGCTCAGTGCTCCGGTCTTCTTCAATGACTTGGTGCAacctgtgtgtgtccctgcacccacacacaccttcacaacGGGGACCAGCTGCTACGTCACAGGCTGGGGCGTCCTGATGGAGGACGGTAAGAGTTTTCTGAAAGTATCTAATAAAACTAACTGAGATCTCCAGCATTATCAAAAAGCATAATTTACCATTTGTTTAATTCATAGGTGAACTGGCTTCTCGCTTACAAGAGGCTTCAGTGAAGATCATCAACAGGAACACGTGCAACAAGCTGTACGATGACGCTGtcactcccagaatgctgtgcGCTGGGAATCTGCAGGGAGGGGTGGATGCCTGccaagtgagtgtgtgcattaTGAGTGGTGTTTCTCTTCATGGAAAAATACTTGATAATGTTCACACTAATGTGCACCatgacaaagagagaaaatatcCATTTTTCTCCAGACTGTAAGGTCAAACTGGAAATATGTCAGAAACTTAAAACTGTTTTTCCCCAAAGAAAGATTAGGACACAGTTAagaacataaaatgaaataagtaaaacaaaaacaaaaaggtaaccaatttttttttgaagcagcagtagcagcagcagattATTTTCTTAATCTAATCTTAATTCAcgtatctattttcattttgtgaatTTTCTAAATGTCTTTACTTTTTCTTCTCCAATATCTTGATTATTCTTAACAATAAATTATCCTTATAAAAAGGTCAAAAtaagttaatttaaaaatgtgtgaaaaaagaaaaaaatgttaaaagaaagaaaaatatatatttttaaaaagtgaaaaaaatatttaaaaaaaactaaacaaattaagttaaaatgtaacaaaatatttatcttcatttaaaaatatcaaaaaagaaaatgtttaaaaaagaatgttaaaaatgtaaaacatgtcTAAGTTTTTCAGTCATAGTCAGACGGCCACCAGAACAACTTTTCAGTTTAAGCTACTAGCAGAATTCCACTCGTGCTGGGTAACCTCACTCACATCCTTTCTTTTATAagatgtctctctgtctttcttgaAATTTCTGTCATCATAattccttcagctgctctgaaatGATGATAAAACTTCCAGAAAAGTTTGCAGCTAAGCCGTATTGGTCACGAAATGCTCAGGAACTGGACcatggtgtgtgtgcatgcgtctaTCAAGACTTTGTTATGATTTTTTAATCTGAATGACGTCCCTCTGCTTGTCTCTGCCATCAGGGGGACTCAGGAGGTCCGTTGGTGTGTCTGGAGCGAGGCAGACGGTGGTTCCTGGCGGGGATTGTAAGCTGGGGTGAAGGCTGCGCGAGGCTGAATCGTCCTGGCGTCTATACACAGGTAGTTAAATTCACAGACTGGATCCATCAGCAGACTAAAGGACAGGTGTGACAGAAATCCAGACTGACACGAACAAAGTGACAGACTTGAGGTGCAGGACGAAGGCGACAGATCTGGAGTCGATCTTCAGACTGTTGCTATGATTGCGTGACAACAAATTCATCCATTTCTGGGAGTATATCATTGACACCAACGTGGTCCACCTACCTAACCCGACAACTGCCTTCAGATCTTCAAACATCTGCTGAGGCTGTGCTGACAGGCACAGAGAGTCTGCACTgaacagctgtgttaaatgaACCTGGTTTTGTCTCACTACATAGACATGTGgtttaaacaaagataagttagttattaaaaaaaaggcccTTTAGCTTTTGATTGTGCTCTCTGCACAGATGTCATGATTTTCATGTTTCAGAATTATATAGTGGTGAGTGTTTCTTACAGATATAAGCATCCAAATGTATCAAAGTGTATGAAGTTTCAGATCAGCATTACTTTGAgataaataatgattaaaaaaacacaactttattacTTCTGCAGAAAAAATGTGATCTATGCCCTGAGCAACTCGaacaactttattaatccctctaGGGGCAGTTTGTTTGGAGCAGCttgtacaaaaataataacataaatacaaacagacagatggacaacaATGAACCAAGTACACTATGGGTATCAGCAGACTGATAAGATAGGTagaataaaaatcaataaaggatcagtacaataaaaaaaaagagtcagtctggtaaaaatgattaaacatttataattaaCTTAAGGAGCATTTTACAATCTAATTTCAGAGGGAATAAACGATTTAGAACAGCTGTTCGTTTgaaaaacaggcaaaaaaaaaacaagttctgAAGACTACAAAGAAAATTCACCCGTGATCtgctattaaaaaaaacctacaGCAGAACAACatatttgaccaatcagactgTGCTCAGCAAGGTGTGCAATAAATGTTTATGTATCAATCAAAACATATATGCATACAATTAAACCAATATGTCAGACATTTGCTAGAATCATCATGTTGTGTATACATCCCTACTTTTTTGTGTCCTTTTGTGAAAGTCATTTTTAGACATATAAAAGTTGTTCATGATAACATCCCATCAAACTACACAACCTGCTTGAAAACCTCCTCAGCAAATACAAACTCAAGACAGTGTGCATGTAAAAGTAGACGATCACTTCCTGTTCGACTGAATGTCTGCCCTCCATCCTGTCCCTGTCAAAGCTACATGCCTCCTGAAAGTGACCGCGTCAGGTGCTGACAGCAGCAATCGCATCAGTTATTTTCTCCCCACACAAGCATAGAGCCTTAAATGTGTCCTtgtactgtatatgtgtgtccaTGGCTCACTGTGTAACTGTTattgtactgtatgtgtatgtttgtgcatttgtatATCATGAGTTTATCTGAGTCATAGCCTTATGTTGAGTATATTCTGTTATATAGAAAGTAAATAATCCCTCCATATGAggtaataatatatttttcatttcagttgtATCCTGATTTAATTTATCTCTGGTGTCTCTGAATAAAGCATCATCACCGCTCCCCTCACAGCCCTGCAGTGAGGAAGAAATGAGATCATCAAAAACAATCTTACTGATCTCTGAATGCAGACACACCTGCACTTCaatatttcttctcctctctgttcaaAATCAGTTGACATCACCACCCTGTGGTCGCCCTGCACCACTGTTTATTTAATGTCTGGAAGGAGTGATGCACTTTACACCCAAAGGACTTTAATACATGCAGTTTGCATCATTGTTTATACCACTTTATATGCCTttatattaaagacacaatttcCAATGCACCTGTAGAATTTGTTACTGTACTTTATGAGGaatctgatttttattttcaacaatCTCTTAGAAATCTTCTTATTGTTGATGCTGTAGACTCAGAAGTACAATCAGACACCTGTAAAGTGCAGTATCCTGGCTATCAATGACTTTACATACGTCATCATCTGATGGCATATGCAGGACAACTTGAGTATGAAGTCACCTATGAACTGAGGTAACCTCTCTTGAAGAGTTTAAATCAATGCTTCTCTATCTAGCGGAATGTGTGACATGCTTTTCCAAGGAGCTTTTTATAAAGACGGATTGACAGTGAGGAATGTGAGGAACGTGACTGTCAAGTTGATCATGACACCACCCGTTCCCTACGGTGCCTACGTGCTGATTATCCCGTTTACCAGTCCAGGGGACACTCGAGACTCCAGCAAAGAGCTGCCCTGCATCCTCTCCGGTATCCAGCGGTGCGTATTTCCAGTCAGTGCagaaaatatgataataaaGAGGATATAAGTTAGGTCGTGGAGGAATAAACTATTAATAGTTTGTCAAACATaactgaagctgtttttgacTTTATAAATATAGTTTAATGACCCCTCAGTGATCGGTTGATTGACCACTGGGGAGGACTTGGATTGGGACTGTTGTTACGCGCCCTGGGTGTGTCAATGGACGTCACGGAAGTCCGCTATCCGGTGGCTGCACTGTGGGAACTGTATAAATCCGCGCCAGTATCCAAAACGATGGGAAAAAGTTGCACTGGAGTTCAAGTGAGGAGCCCTGTTGTGTGATCTCCCGCAGCAACACTCAGGAAATCTCTATTCACCCACAATCAGCGCTGAGCGCCACAGCCCAGTGCGCCGCGCCGTGCAAAGT
This is a stretch of genomic DNA from Notolabrus celidotus isolate fNotCel1 chromosome 17, fNotCel1.pri, whole genome shotgun sequence. It encodes these proteins:
- the LOC117829244 gene encoding suppressor of tumorigenicity 14 protein homolog isoform X1, with amino-acid sequence MRTLPESKTCEVYCVSGHGRSSCAAAQGEGELKEPTQSLSPPTKQEEKVEGGRAPACGSWRRWMLGLLPFFPFTAAIALTLHFLTSPPSSVFFLGGSVEFPNLSFTSELVDSSSPQFRLQAQALNHYFSELYESSPWSSYYLHSGISAFSEGTEGLNVFYWSKFSAPDDVALEIRGSSPERLQRRLPGSNKVLRDSRYEQRYYMERDDDMLHLLGLDPDDFECEEKSDKSKNPNSIQSGKWQLGFQAMSFDLYAKYGNNRTLSLVSPKKPYYQWRLRVPSGHVVRLVVLTLHGATPGSCTTHKLSAYDFLLPLQNKIIARWCGLPVSGSSPVMKLTSSGNVMLVTFSFSRQRDGAIFKAYFQAIPKAGCGGSISSWNGSISSPYYPAYYPPNVDCTWTLRAPLPGYLISLTIVTMDIQDSSSDGCEKDWLDIGGIKLCNPMSDSSKKRVYSSPVSIHFHSDESLTHKGFYLLYRAFSPEGTCPRQFRCGDGRCIPLRKVCDGSKDCSDGRDEARCSASCRPGEVLCGNGQCKPHSSLCVSQSTCQDSSEEGPCGGKCYHVCPNKVCLSKSSVCDGVIDCKDRSDEFNCTRAYFKGCSLSSFKCANGKCVSKVNPECDGVKDCYDGSDELRCGCGTRPRKRAKIVGGSDSGPGSWPWQVSLQMDRYGHVCGATLVASRWLISAAHCFQDSDAIKYSDARAWRAYMGMRVMTTGNNGAATRPIRRILIHPQYDQFTSDYDIALLELSAPVFFNDLVQPVCVPAPTHTFTTGTSCYVTGWGVLMEDGELASRLQEASVKIINRNTCNKLYDDAVTPRMLCAGNLQGGVDACQGDSGGPLVCLERGRRWFLAGIVSWGEGCARLNRPGVYTQVVKFTDWIHQQTKGQV
- the LOC117829244 gene encoding suppressor of tumorigenicity 14 protein homolog isoform X2 yields the protein MRTLPESKTCEVYCVSGHGRSSCAAAQGEGELKEPTQSLSPPTKQEEKVEGGRAPACGSWRRWMLGLLPFFPFTAAIALTLHFLTSPPSSVFFLGGSVEFPNLSFTSELVDSSSPQFRLQAQALNHYFSELYESSPWSSYYLHSGISAFSEGTEGLNVFYWSKFSAPDDVALEIRGSSPERLQRRLPGSNKVLRDSRYEQRYYMERDDDMLHLLGLDPDDFECEEKSDKSKNPNSIQSGKWQLGFQAMSFDLYAKYGNNRTLSLVSPKKPYYQWRLRVPSGHVVRLVVLTLHGATPGSCTTHKLSAYDFLLPLQNKIIARWCGLPVSGSSPVMKLTSSGNVMLVTFSFSRQRDGAIFKAYFQAIPKAGCGGSISSWNGSISSPYYPAYYPPNVDCTWTLRAPLPGYLISLTIVTMDIQDSSSDGCEKDWLDIGGIKLCNPMSDSSKKRVYSSPVSIHFHSDESLTHKGFYLLYRAFSPEGTCPRQFRCGDGRCIPLRKVCDGSKDCSDGRDEARCSSCRPGEVLCGNGQCKPHSSLCVSQSTCQDSSEEGPCGGKCYHVCPNKVCLSKSSVCDGVIDCKDRSDEFNCTRAYFKGCSLSSFKCANGKCVSKVNPECDGVKDCYDGSDELRCGCGTRPRKRAKIVGGSDSGPGSWPWQVSLQMDRYGHVCGATLVASRWLISAAHCFQDSDAIKYSDARAWRAYMGMRVMTTGNNGAATRPIRRILIHPQYDQFTSDYDIALLELSAPVFFNDLVQPVCVPAPTHTFTTGTSCYVTGWGVLMEDGELASRLQEASVKIINRNTCNKLYDDAVTPRMLCAGNLQGGVDACQGDSGGPLVCLERGRRWFLAGIVSWGEGCARLNRPGVYTQVVKFTDWIHQQTKGQV